In one Choloepus didactylus isolate mChoDid1 chromosome 1, mChoDid1.pri, whole genome shotgun sequence genomic region, the following are encoded:
- the FAM107A gene encoding actin-associated protein FAM107A isoform X2, with amino-acid sequence MYSEIQRERADTGGLMARPEYREWNPELIKPKKLLNPVKASRSHQELHRELLMNHRRGLGVDSKPELQRVLEHRRRNQLIKKKKEELEAKRLQCPFEQELLRRQQRLNQLEKQPEKEEDHAPEFIKVRENLRRIATLTNEERVL; translated from the exons ATGTACTCAGAGATCCAGAGGGAGCGGGCAGACACTGGGGGCCTAATGGCCCGGCCAGAGTACAGGGAGTGGAATCCGGAACTCATCAAGCCTAAGAAGCTATTGAACCCCGTGAAGGCCTCCCGAAGCCACCAGGAACTGCACCGTGAGCTGCTCATGAACCACAGAAG GGGCCTTGGCGTGGACAGCAAGCCGGAGCTGCAGCGTGTCCTGGAGCACCGCCGGCGGAACCAGCTGatcaagaagaagaaggaggagctGGAGGCCAAGAGGCTGCAGTGCCCCTTTGAGCAGGAGTTGCTGAGACGGCAGCAGAGGCTGAACCAG CTGGAAAAACAACCGGAAAAGGAAGAGGACCATGCTCCTGAATTTATTAAAGTCAGGGAAAACCTGCGGAGAATCGCCACTCTGACAAACGAAGAGAGAGTGCTGTAG